In one window of Flavobacteriales bacterium DNA:
- a CDS encoding choice-of-anchor B family protein, translating into MIRIGTLLPSLTILTLLFFTTSAFAQTSVWSNATSADFRAPLKERISIPMQKRTVSLDAQQFLDLAGEATYRFASGKQVRPIMIFPMPDGEDQAFELMRTQLKHPDLAARYPELLSFVGRGIDDPTASIRITYSPYLGFHGMIRSGEHSTVYIDPMTTDKVHYSSYYRSDLQVPEIDFECLTEGADASQKINTVGSLPGPLGDCNLRRYRLAQSCTGEYSQYHITQAGGSTGTTAGDKAIVQAAMDVTMARVNGVYEEDMGITMQFVANNDLVIYLDAATDPWTGEYNTTTAQTLDAQIGVNNYDIGHNFNTSGGGNAGCIDCVCEAISQSGTHKGRGYTGRSAPIGDPFDIDYVAHEMGHQFGGYHTQSNQSCRSGDGTTEVEPGSASTIMGYAGICSANVQNNSDDYFAYVNIRDMVGSLFDANNSSSCFELITSGNAGPSSDAGLDYTIPISTPFVLEGIGSDPDDTGLTYCWEQNDPENPASNSAPTPTRLVGPMFRSLNPVSVPDRYMPNLTDLVNNVSPTWEVLPAVSRNMEFAFTVRDMNPNSGCTSSDLMSVTTEVTAGPFLVQSPNTSAVSWTAFTSETVTWDVANTTAAPVSCANVDIFLSTDGGFTYPITLATGVTNDGSHTITVPNTGTSTARVMVRGANNIFFDISNENFTIVPGAANDFTLSVTSDVANSCKPADTTYDIQVNQIGTYTEPVTLSISGLPAGATSSFSTNPVATPGTSVLTISNTGAVTPGSYSMTLTGTATTTPKTVDLTLIVSETPSGPVTLLTPADGAVGVDVPADFSWTALSGDGVNYTIDIALDNGFTTIVDGQSGLTSPNYTSTTLNSNTTYYWRVTGANACGSAGVSSTFSFTTSSCGTFLSSDVPKTISASGTPTVTSILNVPITGVIQDVNVVNLSGTHSWISDLDVTLTSPTGTIVPLFNDICGSQDDFNLQFDDEAASATIPCPPTTGQFYQPTGNLSDFNVEDPNGNWTLTIFDDTNEDGGELLSWGLEICYGPIPACPQPTALGVNNITGSGADLFWTENGSATTWDIEIGAAPFTPTGTPTITGVTNPYTWTGGVPVTEYEFYVRADCGPSDGPSLWSGPYAFTTVNGPIPPINGVSCGAGETSTYIFTEEFDSVGGWTGDITSSDVNGNWEIPGNAASNNTGPSAGHSGGATSYTNYEASGSSSAIADLISPAISLTSAVSDVELSFYFHAYGAAMGTLDVGIGSSASGPFTSLFKWDGQLQTSSGAAWQPVGIDLSAYAGQVIYLRFQNAGTGTSFTGDMSIDFVRVQICESISTCAQPTALGSSNVTTTSADLAWTANGGESEWSIEYGASGFTLGSGTTIASTNSNPYPLTGLSPSTDYDFYVKAICGVGDESVWSGPESFTTLNATNTPCVGGFAGPYPCENFDLQGHLSLADMGATGGVEGSDIWGWTDPLDSKEYAIMCLTNGTVFIDVTDALNPRYLGSLPTQAGSNFWRDAKVYQNHAYIVADNVGSHGMQVFDLTQLRTVTTPQTFTATAVYNGVGSAHNIAINEATGFAYIVGDNSSYSGGLHMVNIQTPASPTLAGGFAADGYTHDVQVVVYTGPDVTYQGKEIAFASNEDSFTIIDVDDKTDPTQVSRTTYAGSDYAHQGWLTEDHRYFLMNDEGDETSAPTHNTRTYMWDVLDLDAPVFMGYYEASTASIDHNHYVRDDTLFQANYTAGLRALELADISSATLTEVGYIDVHPSNDVATFNGAWSNYPYFPSRNIIISSIEEGLFIVRFNAPDCSVDAITNGGNQTACDPGTNTYSNDVTVTYSNPPTTGTLDVNGQSFAITSSPQTVTLTGLTADGNSVDVTASFSASPACTLTQTGVFTAPADCTPCSIDNIADGGNQSACDPGTNTYSNDVTITYTGAPSTGTLDVNGQSFAITTSPQTVTLVGLTADGNAVNVTASFSAEPTCTATQTNLFTAPADCTPCSIDNITDGGNQSACDPGTDTYSNDVTVTYSGAPSSGTLDVNGQSFAITSSPQTVTLTGLTADGNAVNVTASFSAEPSCTSTTNGVFTAPASCVCDIQSLADGGQSACNTSDNTYTSDVVVTYVNPPATGTLDVNGQSFAITTSPQTVTLTGLNSDGNAVDVTATFSDDTGCTLTQNALFIAPAQCVDPACLPDVTPPELNTSCFEENTSTFSYLGDNWDNGDGDSPGFGPWNLFTSNGNPSQAGHFMFTSTDNGDGDTNGDNDIDIGTSAWGLYANSGQTSNAILPMVEPMRVGSTLSVDMDNGYIGNGGVVGVGLQNSTGENLIEFYFRGGDSQYRVNRNGGETLTTLSFTDEGMEVDFYMTSATTMEVSVRQLDGSVTWSGTVDIINATNGMIPSQVRLFNFNAGTGAIPGQFNAYYNRIVLCNECPAPISVACGDYTNTLITGEPVVTDFCDPSPTLAFSDVLGVCSAGEFVVTRTFVGTDISGNSAACTQNITVTDNTAPTAVCQATLIVNLDGTGNATLTPAEVDNGSTDDCTEITLGLDRTTFDCTDVAASPITVTLTVTDHCGNTDQCTTLVTVVPSPACTSLSNDECVNAFEVITSLHGTPAWDTLTVQGATQSLPGCVGDADDDTWFKFTAQHANDYIVAQSAGGSFDVVIEVFDACGGTSLGCYNNYGNGAIERVIPGGLVSGTEYYFRVYDAASGTPAAPEVRVQVKTFASAGIRDAYCGYMDYQLDNVITPKRQDLNELYPFTTIKVKGYSVRLRDPLVPDTSTRTQFGVPSWYFTLNSFSNARLNTSYEATARHSLRIVANGDTAIYWSNWGPECTIGIGGVPQSQLRAEFCNNAVDYNYEQLIQAEYVQYADKYHFVFTDGPNVFTRTKNSYGVFLYDVPGLQLNKVYSVTVQVRVDGQWSTPGPACNIFMAGQPDPTEVQNPYCNGTYSINTPEYILAEYIYGATQYEWRFTPLGAGPAQTDMTNGLSLYFHTTDLELQPGEMYDVAVRAYAGGLWGDFASTCPITMTGPPTIEDGEDVVHKIVEASLPSMRLMPNPSDGSQIRVTLDIGQEVMDVVSFQVMDITGQRVYVESATLKGKMLNQVITFESELVPGIYFLQVEVDGILRTGRFIVE; encoded by the coding sequence ATGATCAGAATAGGTACCCTCCTACCCTCCTTGACTATTCTAACCCTACTATTCTTTACAACTTCAGCATTTGCACAGACATCGGTCTGGAGCAATGCGACCTCTGCCGACTTCCGCGCTCCCTTGAAAGAGCGGATAAGCATTCCTATGCAAAAGCGTACGGTCTCACTGGATGCGCAACAGTTCTTAGACCTAGCAGGTGAGGCTACCTATCGATTTGCCTCTGGGAAGCAGGTTCGTCCCATTATGATATTTCCTATGCCAGATGGTGAAGACCAGGCTTTTGAATTGATGCGTACCCAATTGAAGCATCCGGATCTTGCTGCCCGCTATCCAGAACTTCTCTCCTTTGTGGGAAGAGGAATCGATGATCCAACTGCCAGCATCCGCATCACCTACTCACCCTATCTAGGTTTTCACGGAATGATCCGTTCAGGTGAGCACAGCACGGTGTACATCGACCCGATGACCACTGATAAGGTCCATTATAGCAGCTATTACAGAAGCGACCTCCAGGTGCCGGAAATCGACTTCGAGTGCCTGACAGAAGGTGCAGATGCTTCGCAGAAGATCAATACTGTAGGTTCTCTCCCAGGCCCCTTGGGTGACTGTAATCTGAGAAGATATCGTTTGGCCCAATCATGTACCGGTGAATATTCCCAATATCATATCACTCAGGCCGGAGGAAGTACTGGAACGACAGCCGGAGATAAGGCAATCGTACAAGCTGCCATGGATGTGACCATGGCCCGTGTCAATGGTGTATATGAGGAGGACATGGGAATCACGATGCAGTTTGTAGCTAACAATGACCTGGTCATCTATTTGGATGCTGCAACTGATCCTTGGACCGGTGAATACAATACCACTACGGCTCAAACACTGGATGCGCAGATAGGTGTGAACAACTACGATATCGGTCACAACTTCAATACCTCAGGTGGTGGAAATGCGGGGTGTATCGACTGTGTGTGCGAAGCGATAAGCCAATCGGGCACTCATAAAGGACGAGGATATACGGGTAGAAGTGCTCCGATAGGCGACCCTTTCGATATCGATTATGTGGCGCATGAAATGGGGCACCAATTCGGTGGATACCATACCCAGAGTAACCAGAGTTGTCGATCCGGTGACGGCACTACCGAAGTAGAGCCTGGGTCGGCTAGTACCATCATGGGGTATGCAGGTATCTGCTCGGCCAACGTGCAGAATAATAGCGATGACTATTTCGCTTATGTGAATATCCGTGATATGGTGGGTTCCTTGTTCGATGCTAACAATTCATCAAGTTGTTTCGAATTGATCACTTCTGGAAACGCGGGACCAAGTTCGGATGCAGGTCTGGACTATACGATTCCTATCTCCACGCCCTTTGTATTGGAAGGAATAGGATCCGACCCGGACGATACAGGATTGACCTATTGCTGGGAACAGAACGATCCAGAGAATCCGGCTTCGAATTCAGCGCCTACACCTACGCGATTGGTCGGTCCCATGTTTCGCTCATTGAATCCAGTCAGCGTACCGGATAGATACATGCCGAATCTTACTGATCTGGTCAATAATGTGAGCCCTACCTGGGAAGTACTCCCAGCTGTGAGTCGGAATATGGAGTTCGCGTTTACGGTGAGGGACATGAATCCAAATTCTGGATGTACCTCGAGTGATCTTATGTCGGTGACTACTGAAGTGACTGCAGGTCCATTCCTTGTGCAGAGTCCCAATACCTCAGCCGTTTCATGGACGGCTTTCACTTCTGAAACGGTCACGTGGGATGTAGCGAATACCACTGCTGCTCCTGTGAGTTGTGCCAATGTGGATATATTCCTTTCTACAGATGGCGGGTTCACTTATCCGATCACTCTCGCGACAGGAGTGACCAATGATGGTTCGCATACCATCACAGTACCTAATACAGGAACCTCTACTGCTCGGGTAATGGTAAGAGGTGCAAATAATATCTTCTTCGACATATCAAATGAGAACTTCACAATAGTACCCGGTGCCGCAAATGACTTCACACTATCGGTCACAAGTGATGTGGCCAATAGTTGTAAACCTGCAGATACCACCTATGACATTCAGGTGAATCAGATAGGGACATACACCGAGCCAGTGACCTTGTCCATCAGTGGACTTCCTGCAGGTGCGACCAGCAGTTTCTCCACCAATCCGGTCGCTACTCCGGGTACCAGTGTCCTGACCATATCCAACACAGGCGCGGTAACACCCGGTTCCTATTCTATGACATTGACGGGTACAGCTACTACTACTCCCAAGACAGTCGATCTTACGTTGATTGTAAGCGAGACGCCTAGCGGACCCGTGACTCTCTTGACTCCAGCCGATGGTGCTGTAGGAGTAGATGTACCTGCAGACTTCAGCTGGACCGCGCTGTCCGGTGATGGAGTGAACTATACCATTGATATTGCGCTGGACAATGGATTTACAACTATCGTTGATGGCCAAAGCGGCTTGACTTCGCCTAACTATACTTCAACAACGTTGAATTCGAATACGACCTATTATTGGAGAGTGACCGGAGCTAATGCCTGTGGAAGTGCGGGAGTCTCATCTACCTTTTCCTTTACTACGTCCAGCTGCGGTACTTTCCTGAGCTCGGATGTGCCTAAGACGATCTCAGCATCAGGAACTCCGACCGTTACATCGATATTGAATGTTCCGATAACAGGTGTGATTCAAGACGTGAATGTGGTCAATCTTTCTGGGACACATTCTTGGATATCGGATCTCGATGTCACGCTCACCAGCCCTACTGGAACCATAGTGCCATTGTTCAATGATATCTGTGGAAGCCAGGACGATTTCAACCTGCAATTCGATGATGAAGCGGCATCCGCAACGATACCTTGTCCTCCAACTACGGGTCAATTCTACCAACCCACAGGAAATCTATCTGACTTCAATGTTGAAGATCCGAACGGAAACTGGACCTTGACAATATTTGATGATACCAATGAGGACGGAGGAGAATTACTCTCATGGGGACTTGAGATATGCTACGGTCCTATACCGGCCTGCCCACAACCTACCGCCTTGGGTGTAAACAATATAACCGGCTCAGGTGCTGACCTTTTCTGGACAGAGAATGGATCGGCAACGACTTGGGATATTGAAATTGGGGCTGCCCCATTTACCCCTACGGGTACCCCTACGATTACAGGGGTGACCAATCCATACACATGGACAGGTGGTGTTCCGGTGACTGAGTATGAATTCTATGTCAGGGCCGATTGTGGGCCTAGTGATGGCCCCAGTCTATGGAGTGGACCATATGCATTCACTACTGTAAATGGACCTATACCTCCCATCAATGGTGTGAGCTGTGGTGCAGGAGAAACGTCTACTTACATTTTCACCGAAGAGTTCGACTCTGTAGGTGGGTGGACTGGGGATATCACTTCTTCTGATGTCAATGGGAATTGGGAGATACCCGGCAATGCCGCTTCAAATAATACAGGACCCAGTGCTGGTCATAGCGGAGGTGCAACGAGCTACACCAATTATGAGGCTTCGGGAAGTTCATCAGCAATCGCTGATCTTATTTCACCAGCTATATCTCTTACATCAGCTGTAAGTGACGTAGAGTTGTCCTTCTATTTCCATGCATACGGTGCTGCTATGGGCACTCTTGATGTAGGGATAGGCTCCAGTGCTTCGGGACCATTTACCAGTCTTTTCAAATGGGATGGACAGCTTCAAACATCCTCCGGAGCAGCTTGGCAACCCGTTGGTATCGACCTATCGGCCTATGCTGGACAGGTCATATATCTCAGATTTCAAAATGCAGGAACCGGTACAAGCTTCACAGGAGATATGTCCATCGACTTTGTTCGGGTCCAGATATGTGAGAGTATTAGTACTTGTGCCCAGCCGACAGCGCTAGGAAGTTCAAACGTCACGACTACGAGCGCAGATCTGGCATGGACGGCCAATGGCGGAGAATCAGAATGGTCGATAGAGTATGGAGCTTCTGGCTTCACTTTAGGTTCAGGAACGACCATCGCTTCGACCAATTCCAATCCATATCCATTGACTGGATTGAGTCCGAGTACCGATTATGATTTTTATGTCAAGGCCATTTGTGGTGTGGGTGATGAGAGTGTATGGTCTGGACCAGAATCCTTTACTACCCTCAACGCGACCAATACTCCGTGTGTGGGAGGATTTGCAGGTCCTTATCCCTGTGAAAACTTCGATCTACAAGGACATTTGAGCCTGGCTGATATGGGTGCGACAGGAGGAGTCGAGGGGAGCGATATATGGGGTTGGACAGACCCGCTGGATAGCAAGGAATACGCCATCATGTGCCTGACCAATGGAACAGTATTCATAGATGTCACTGATGCTTTGAATCCGAGATATCTGGGATCATTACCTACTCAAGCCGGAAGCAACTTCTGGAGAGACGCCAAAGTATATCAGAATCATGCCTACATCGTGGCGGATAATGTAGGTTCCCATGGTATGCAGGTCTTCGATCTCACTCAATTGAGAACGGTGACAACACCACAGACATTTACTGCAACAGCAGTGTATAATGGTGTAGGAAGTGCGCATAACATCGCAATCAATGAGGCTACCGGATTTGCCTATATAGTAGGAGACAATAGCTCCTATTCAGGAGGCCTCCACATGGTCAATATCCAAACACCTGCTTCACCTACTCTGGCTGGAGGTTTTGCAGCAGATGGCTATACACACGATGTACAGGTGGTCGTGTACACTGGTCCGGATGTCACCTATCAAGGAAAAGAGATCGCCTTCGCGAGTAATGAGGATTCATTCACCATCATCGATGTAGATGACAAGACCGATCCTACTCAGGTATCACGCACGACATATGCTGGAAGTGATTACGCTCACCAAGGCTGGTTGACCGAAGACCATCGGTATTTCTTGATGAATGACGAAGGAGATGAGACTTCGGCTCCGACCCATAACACAAGAACGTATATGTGGGATGTTCTCGACCTGGATGCGCCAGTTTTCATGGGATATTATGAGGCCTCTACGGCATCTATCGACCACAACCACTATGTGCGGGATGACACCTTGTTCCAGGCGAATTATACGGCTGGATTGCGTGCGCTTGAGCTAGCAGACATTTCATCGGCCACCTTGACAGAGGTGGGCTATATCGATGTGCATCCTTCGAATGATGTGGCCACCTTCAATGGGGCTTGGAGTAATTACCCCTATTTCCCATCTCGGAATATCATCATCAGCAGTATTGAAGAAGGTCTGTTCATTGTCCGATTCAATGCTCCTGATTGCTCGGTAGATGCCATTACGAATGGCGGAAATCAGACCGCTTGTGATCCGGGTACGAATACCTATTCCAACGATGTTACCGTCACCTATTCAAATCCACCCACTACCGGTACTCTGGATGTGAACGGACAGAGTTTTGCCATCACATCCAGTCCTCAGACGGTCACGCTGACAGGATTGACTGCAGACGGGAATTCAGTGGATGTCACCGCTTCATTCAGTGCGAGTCCAGCATGTACTCTCACTCAGACCGGAGTATTCACGGCACCTGCTGACTGCACTCCATGTTCTATCGACAACATAGCAGACGGAGGGAATCAGTCCGCCTGTGACCCTGGGACAAATACCTACTCGAATGATGTGACCATTACGTATACAGGTGCACCTTCAACAGGGACGTTGGATGTCAATGGACAGAGTTTTGCCATCACCACAAGCCCTCAGACAGTTACGCTTGTAGGACTGACTGCAGATGGGAATGCGGTGAATGTCACCGCCTCGTTCAGTGCAGAACCAACATGTACGGCCACTCAGACCAATCTGTTCACAGCACCAGCCGATTGTACACCATGTTCCATCGACAACATCACAGATGGAGGAAATCAGTCGGCATGTGATCCGGGCACAGATACCTATTCCAATGATGTCACAGTGACATATAGCGGTGCACCGTCTTCGGGTACACTCGATGTGAACGGACAGAGTTTTGCAATCACGTCCAGTCCACAGACGGTCACCTTAACTGGATTGACGGCTGATGGAAATGCGGTCAATGTCACCGCTTCATTCAGTGCAGAACCCTCATGTACATCTACGACCAATGGCGTATTCACAGCGCCTGCTTCCTGTGTATGTGACATTCAATCATTGGCTGATGGAGGACAGTCCGCGTGTAACACATCGGATAATACTTACACGAGCGATGTGGTTGTCACCTATGTGAATCCACCAGCTACTGGCACTTTAGATGTCAATGGTCAGAGTTTCGCTATCACCACATCTCCTCAGACGGTGACTTTGACAGGTCTGAATTCAGATGGGAATGCGGTCGATGTGACTGCTACATTCAGTGACGACACAGGATGTACATTGACTCAGAATGCCCTCTTCATAGCTCCTGCGCAATGCGTGGATCCAGCGTGCTTGCCGGACGTGACTCCTCCAGAATTGAACACATCCTGTTTCGAAGAGAACACTTCTACCTTCAGTTATCTGGGTGATAACTGGGATAATGGAGATGGTGATAGTCCTGGATTTGGTCCTTGGAACTTATTCACTTCCAACGGAAATCCGAGTCAAGCGGGACACTTCATGTTCACCAGTACAGACAATGGCGATGGTGATACCAATGGGGATAATGATATCGATATCGGAACATCTGCTTGGGGTCTATATGCGAATTCAGGACAGACATCCAATGCCATATTGCCGATGGTCGAACCAATGAGAGTCGGCTCGACATTATCTGTGGATATGGATAATGGATACATTGGTAATGGGGGCGTAGTTGGAGTAGGTCTACAGAATTCAACGGGCGAGAATCTCATAGAATTCTATTTCAGAGGAGGGGATAGTCAGTACAGGGTCAATAGAAATGGTGGAGAAACCCTCACTACTCTCTCATTCACAGATGAAGGAATGGAGGTCGATTTCTACATGACCAGTGCTACTACTATGGAAGTATCGGTACGACAGCTCGATGGGAGTGTGACGTGGTCCGGAACTGTGGACATCATCAATGCCACAAATGGTATGATCCCTTCTCAGGTCAGACTCTTTAACTTCAATGCAGGGACTGGTGCTATTCCTGGACAATTCAATGCCTATTATAATAGGATAGTTCTGTGCAATGAATGTCCTGCACCTATCAGCGTTGCTTGTGGGGACTATACCAATACACTCATCACCGGAGAACCGGTGGTCACGGATTTCTGCGACCCTTCTCCAACCTTGGCTTTCTCTGATGTGCTAGGTGTATGTTCTGCGGGAGAATTCGTGGTCACCAGGACCTTCGTAGGTACCGATATCAGTGGGAATTCAGCAGCATGTACACAGAATATTACGGTAACAGATAATACTGCTCCGACTGCAGTCTGTCAGGCCACTCTGATCGTCAATTTAGATGGGACAGGTAATGCCACCTTGACTCCAGCAGAAGTGGATAACGGTAGTACCGATGATTGTACCGAGATCACCCTAGGATTGGATAGGACCACCTTCGATTGTACAGATGTAGCCGCGAGTCCCATCACGGTCACACTTACGGTTACAGATCATTGTGGAAATACGGATCAATGCACCACTCTGGTGACGGTCGTTCCTTCACCAGCATGTACATCCTTGAGCAATGACGAATGTGTAAATGCCTTCGAGGTGATAACAAGTCTTCATGGTACTCCTGCTTGGGATACGCTGACAGTACAAGGAGCTACCCAATCACTTCCTGGATGTGTGGGAGATGCGGATGATGATACTTGGTTCAAGTTCACTGCTCAACATGCCAATGACTATATCGTGGCCCAATCAGCAGGAGGAAGTTTTGATGTTGTGATAGAGGTATTCGATGCATGTGGAGGTACCTCGCTAGGGTGCTATAACAACTATGGTAATGGAGCTATCGAACGAGTCATCCCTGGAGGACTGGTGTCAGGTACCGAGTACTATTTCCGAGTCTATGATGCGGCATCAGGTACACCTGCTGCACCTGAGGTGCGTGTGCAAGTGAAGACTTTTGCCTCGGCCGGAATACGAGACGCCTATTGCGGATACATGGACTATCAACTGGACAATGTGATCACACCCAAGCGTCAAGACCTTAATGAACTCTATCCATTCACCACCATAAAAGTGAAGGGATACAGTGTACGCTTGCGAGACCCCTTGGTGCCGGATACTTCCACACGTACACAATTCGGGGTTCCATCCTGGTATTTCACGTTGAATTCCTTTAGTAATGCACGCTTGAACACTAGCTATGAGGCAACTGCGCGTCACAGTTTGAGAATAGTGGCGAATGGGGATACAGCCATCTACTGGAGCAACTGGGGCCCTGAATGTACCATCGGCATCGGAGGAGTACCTCAGTCCCAGCTTAGAGCTGAATTCTGCAACAATGCGGTGGATTACAATTATGAACAGCTTATCCAGGCCGAGTATGTGCAGTATGCGGATAAATACCATTTCGTCTTCACCGATGGGCCCAATGTATTCACACGCACAAAGAACAGCTATGGAGTATTCCTATACGATGTGCCTGGTCTGCAATTGAATAAGGTGTACAGCGTTACTGTACAAGTGCGGGTCGATGGTCAATGGTCCACACCTGGACCGGCATGTAATATCTTCATGGCAGGTCAACCCGATCCTACCGAAGTGCAGAATCCGTATTGTAACGGAACCTATTCCATTAATACTCCTGAGTACATATTGGCAGAGTATATCTATGGGGCTACACAGTACGAGTGGCGTTTCACCCCTCTTGGTGCCGGGCCTGCTCAGACTGATATGACCAATGGTCTCTCACTCTACTTCCATACCACCGACCTAGAACTACAACCTGGTGAGATGTATGATGTGGCAGTCAGGGCCTATGCAGGCGGATTGTGGGGAGACTTTGCGAGTACCTGTCCGATCACCATGACCGGGCCACCAACTATCGAAGATGGGGAGGATGTGGTCCATAAGATCGTGGAAGCGAGCCTGCCGAGCATGCGATTGATGCCTAATCCGAGTGATGGGTCCCAGATTCGTGTGACTTTGGATATCGGCCAGGAAGTGATGGACGTGGTCAGCTTCCAAGTGATGGATATTACTGGTCAACGTGTGTATGTAGAATCGGCAACGCTCAAAGGCAAGATGCTGAATCAGGTTATCACATTTGAATCTGAACTCGTACCGGGAATCTACTTCCTCCAAGTAGAGGTGGATGGTATACTCCGGACCGGACGATTCATAGTCGAGTAA
- the tig gene encoding trigger factor produces MNIEKEKIDDLNALLKVTVQKEDYMDSYTKTLKTYSKQLNIPGFRTGKVPVGVVKKRYGKGLLAEELQKVLDDSISEYIKSNELKVLGQPLPVKDGESGDWDEPAEFQFTYELGLAPEFQVNLSTKYKINYYTVKIDDKMVNEEVDRIRRRYGKLSDTDKASEKDMLMGEFVELRDDGLEKEDGIRHKSTIGLEYVEDKRSKKRLIGSKVGDSIEVDPHKLSHSHDDLGRMLGITHEEVHALPKKLKFNFVIEEIKQLTPAEMDEEFFSKVLPPEKDQSEEGLREYIREGLAQHFENDSELMFKRDVNRYLGDKLKLTLPDGFLKKWIEISSEGKTSLEEVEAGYEEYSNGIKWQLIKNRIITENEIKVEFEEAMEHAKNLLRNNYIQYGMPAPDDEELSNSAMRFLQDREQVEQIFDMLYEKKVLDRVKEQVKLNEKEVSFDKFKDIASK; encoded by the coding sequence ATGAACATCGAAAAAGAAAAGATCGATGATCTGAATGCACTACTGAAGGTGACCGTCCAGAAAGAAGATTACATGGACAGCTACACCAAGACGCTCAAGACCTACAGCAAGCAACTCAACATCCCTGGATTCAGAACAGGAAAGGTGCCTGTAGGTGTGGTCAAGAAGCGATATGGCAAAGGACTACTGGCCGAAGAGCTGCAAAAGGTATTGGACGATTCCATCAGTGAATACATCAAATCCAATGAACTCAAGGTGCTCGGTCAACCGCTACCCGTCAAAGACGGTGAATCCGGAGATTGGGACGAGCCTGCTGAATTCCAGTTCACCTATGAGTTAGGCTTGGCACCTGAATTTCAGGTAAACCTATCCACCAAGTACAAGATCAACTACTATACGGTCAAGATCGATGATAAGATGGTCAATGAAGAGGTGGACCGCATCCGTAGACGTTATGGTAAGCTCTCTGACACCGACAAGGCCAGTGAGAAGGATATGCTCATGGGTGAATTCGTAGAGCTGCGTGATGATGGTCTGGAGAAAGAAGACGGAATCCGCCATAAATCCACCATCGGACTCGAGTATGTAGAGGATAAGAGGAGTAAGAAACGTCTGATCGGCTCCAAGGTCGGTGACAGCATCGAAGTCGATCCGCACAAGCTCTCCCATTCACATGATGACCTGGGACGCATGTTGGGTATCACACATGAAGAAGTACATGCTCTGCCCAAGAAATTGAAGTTCAACTTCGTGATCGAGGAGATCAAGCAATTGACCCCGGCCGAGATGGATGAAGAGTTCTTCAGCAAAGTTCTGCCCCCAGAGAAGGACCAGTCAGAGGAAGGATTGCGTGAGTACATCCGCGAAGGATTGGCACAGCATTTCGAGAATGACAGCGAGCTGATGTTCAAGCGCGATGTCAATCGCTATCTGGGTGATAAGCTCAAATTGACCTTGCCGGATGGTTTCCTCAAGAAATGGATCGAGATCTCCAGTGAAGGGAAGACCAGTCTGGAAGAAGTGGAGGCCGGCTATGAGGAATATTCCAATGGTATCAAATGGCAGCTCATCAAGAATCGCATCATTACCGAGAATGAGATCAAGGTCGAATTCGAAGAGGCGATGGAGCACGCCAAGAACCTACTCAGGAATAATTATATCCAATACGGTATGCCCGCACCTGATGATGAGGAACTGAGCAATTCTGCCATGCGATTCCTCCAGGATAGGGAGCAGGTAGAACAGATCTTCGATATGCTCTATGAGAAGAAGGTCCTCGACCGGGTCAAAGAGCAGGTCAAGCTCAATGAGAAGGAAGTCAGCTTTGATAAATTCAAGGACATTGCTTCCAAATAG